Below is a window of Mauremys mutica isolate MM-2020 ecotype Southern chromosome 11, ASM2049712v1, whole genome shotgun sequence DNA.
CCAGTGTCGTTGGGGGTGCGTGTTGTAAGCTAACAGACGTCCAAGAACACACACCCTTGCCTGTTGTTTCAATCCCTGGAATTTCTGCCAGCTCTTTGCCCTCAGTCTAAAAAGCTCCACCGCTCTCGAGGCTTGATCCAAATGTCATTGAGTTAGTGGGCGTCTTTCCTCGCAGACGTGTAGGGCCTTATTTCTAAGCTCTCgtggtggtgtaaatcaggagcgatCCCGCTGAAGTTAGAGTTACACCGGCGGGAGAGCGAGGAGGCCAGTCAATGATTAGATGAACTTGATTCTCGGAAAGGGCCTACCCGCAGTCATTCAATTCCACCTGAGCGTTCATGATTGATCGCGATTTAGATACTCGCTCACTGACAGCTCAGTCCCAGCATCCAGCTGCAGTTTTACGTACGAAGAGCCTGATGAATATTTTGCTGGTAAAATGTCCTACCTGAGTAAGCTTGGAAAGAATTAATATTCAAACCAACGGGCACCATCTGCTTCAACGTTTCCCTTTGGGCTGTGTCATTATTCCCCAAATGACTGAGTCCTCCTCTGCCCCTGCAATGCCAAGCTGGTTTTATTTTTAGAGCTGGCTATTGAGCAGGCCTTCCAACCACAACCCATTAGCAATTGTTTTCCAAAGCAGGGAAGCAAATTCTTGCCTGTTCCTCTGAGCCAGGGGAGACTTTTCTAAGTGTTAACAATGGCATCGCAGATACTAATGAGCTGCCCTGGTGTGAGAGGAagcagctattttaaaaaatggagcaTGCTGAGGAAGCAGCTGTTTTTAAAATAGGGCACCGTCTCTCCTTCCTGGGTGCGTTACTGTCCCCTcagcgagagagagagtctgTGCAGCATGGTTTTCTCTGGCGTTCCTTATTTTTTAGTTCAAGGAACTTGTTTGTAGCTTGAATGGCAGAATGCATCTGATTCCTGTCAGCTACCAGTGATGCTGTTGTTTATTAATGATTTGTATTACAGGCCCCAAACCAAAATCGgatccccactgtgctaggtgctgtacatacatgtagtaagagccagtccctgccctgaagagtgcACAGTCTAAGTAGAGGAGACAGGcaaaaggagggaggggaaactgaggtatagtagggggtgacttgcccaaggtcccctaGCAGGTTAgtggtggagctgggaatagaggccaagtctcctgagtccttGTACGCTGGACTGTGCTGCCTCAAAACAGATCTGACCCTATGCTACGCAGGGCTGGAATAACAGGATGCTGGCGGCAGAGCTGGACGTAGGCTGCAGAgtagcattggcagagctgtggagggggtggggatggcaggCTGAAGGCAGCAAGGTGTGTTGCAGGTCGAGGCGGAGGCGTGttggggctgcgggtcaggagtgaggggcattagCAGAGCTGCGTTGAGGGACGTGCACCCACAgcttccctgccctgagcctggcTCCTGTCGACTCTcggtccctcctcctcctcctccccccagcccctctcctgctcaTTCAACCTGAAACCATTTTATCCCGTCTGGAAAGTGCAACAGGAGGCAGGACCTGTGAGCATGAGTCACAGAAGCTGGGGGAGACCATCTAGGCCTGGGGTCCTTCAGCATTGCTGCTCGGCTGCCAGGACAGCTGGGGGCGCTGGTTCTGTCTCACCCTCTGGGCTAGGAAGAGAGAAAAGCCCCAGGGGCGAGGGTGGGTATGGCCAGCTCTACGGTGAGAGGACAATGTGCATCATATTGTGGTGACACACCCTGGCTGGTCAACGAATGTCGTTGAGAGGTTCCAGAAGGGATCCCATGCAGCCTTTCTAGCCAGAGGAACGTGATGGTGATATGGGACTTCTTTAAAGAGAGAGGGATGGGGACTTAACAGGGGGGAAAGTTGGCCTGATTCACGGTAAACGTTAGAGCCTCAAGCCGTCTGCCCCTGACAAGTGTGACTACCCCCTGGGTGTGTGCGTTCAACAAGACACAGTGATCCAGAGCTGTCAAGTGGCTGTAGGGCTAACGTCACTTAACGGGGGCTTCCCAGAATATCGGCAGTCGTGTCAGAGTTGGGCATATGTAGCTAACCGCCCGTGCCTGCGCCCCTCTTCTCAGGGTGGATGGATGGACGTGGGCGGGCGCAGTAGAGCGAACTCATCCCTGATGGCTTCCGGTGGGTGGCTGCAGAGGAGTCTGTGTAGGGATGGACGTAGCCCCGTGAGTGAGTCTGATGCAAGGTGTGAACTGTCGTATCTGctctctgcttccctgcagcatGGACAAGGACAGCCAGGATGTCCACCAGGTGCTGAACGAACTCAAGACCAAATTCCAGGAGATGAGAAAGATGATCAGCGCCATGCCCGGCATCGGCGTGAGCCccgagcagcagcaacagcagctgcgCAGCCTGAGAGAGCAAGTCAGGACCAAGAACGAACTGCTGCAGAAATACAAGAGCCTTTGCATGTTTGAAATCCCCAAGGAGTAGGAGGGAAGGGACGGGACGGGACTCCGCTGTATGGAACTGTGGCCCCAGGGGAAAGCAAGACATCTCCCCTTCTTTTCTGTCTTCTTCCTACAAGGTTGCTGCTGTGTGGATCACAGCCACGTGACATTAACCCGGGAGAACATTGTGTACCTGACGTATGATGATTGCAGCGGTAcgtttgctttgatctgctgtgGGACTGCGTGTATTTATATATATCTCTGTTCTGGAGtgcgtcttttttttttaatgcaagcgCGCAGGAGGGATTACGCTTCCCCCTCGCTATGAGGAGTAAATGATCTGGTGCTGACATTACTGCCTGCAGCCAGAAAGAGGGGGCATTTTCTTCCCTTTTGTGGAAATCGGCACTGGGCAAAGTGTGGGGGGGAACGGGACTGAAAGGAGCAGAATGAAGCTCCCTGTCCTGCTCCCAGGAGGCAGCGGATGCGGTTCCCCCTGCGCCGGTTGCAGAGCGTGTGTCTGGAGAGACAGGATTGGTTACACCTGCTTTTGTATTtatcacctttatttttttttgcataagTGATGTTTGTATCTGAGATGATCCGAGTAAAGATTTGAAAACCCTGAGTGGCACTTGCATCTGTACTGAGCCTGCGAGGCTGGCACAGGGATATTCTGAAAGCCCGGGAGACTGCGGAGCTTGTCTGGGTGCTTTATCCTTCCATTGCTTTTCTaaaagcagggctggggccaaATAGCCTAGTAGATTTAGGCTGGGAATTTTAAAAGGAGTGGTCAGTGCTCAGCTCTGAGTGAATGTCACAGGGATTTAGGTACCTCGATTCCCAACTCACATAGGCAGTGTCACTCCCGGCAGACTCTCGGAGGCCGGCTGCATGCCCCGGAGTACTTTAATCAAGGGCAGAATCCACTGCCTGCCTACATGGGCCTCTTCCTGCATTTGGGACGCTTGTCCACTACTGTgttacaccctccccccccccagctatggATGGAGATGAAGTGCTTTGTGCAGATCCAGCGCAGGACCCAGACAAGTATCTGGTAAACAGCCCCATGGAGATGGGAAGGGAGATTGGCCCTATAGCCAACTAGCAGCAACTGGGCCATtcaagtcagtggagctgcaccagggAAGAATTTAGCCCATAGATAGGCTGGTGACTCTGGATTAAGGCCTCCAACCTTTCATTTCTTCAGTCCTGGGTGCAACTCCGGTGTAAGAGCACCGCCCTGCCACGGAAGTGAGGTTTGCAGGATCCAGGCCTTGGTCACCAGTATAAAACCAGTTGTGGGTTCGTTTCCCTCACCCCACGGCCACCACACACTGCAGCATAAGAGCTGGTCTCTGCTCAAGGGGAGCCTGGGACTTGACCCAGACTGAGATGTATTGGCTGGGCCGGGGATAGTGCCAGCCAGGCCTGCGTTACCTTCGCTTTCACGAGAAGCAAATTCACCCCCCAGTATTTCAGCTGTAGAAACTAGAGGCAGGAGGAGAAGTAGACTTGACGGGGAAGTGCTCAGATGGGGGATCTGGGCGGTGGTGGATTGGGCCACTGGCTGCTCtgattcatccctgatgtaaacACATTGGCTTCAGTGCACTGGACCTGGAGATGAGAATCCGTCCCAGTGGGTTTCCATGGAAGTAACTGAGGGGCACCTCCGGTTACAACTCATGAAAATTGCTGACCATTGGATCATGTTCAAACAGAGCAAGGGGCAGCTTGCTGAGTCCTAGCTGGGAATttcctgctgcctgcctgccccttccATGGGAAATGGAGGTAAACACGGTTATCGTAGGAGATCTCGGTAAGTGGCACTGGATCTCTCTGGCTAATAGAAGTATGTGTACAGTTTCAAGCATGTGCACCCAGGGTTGGCTGGGTCCCAGCCTTTCTTGTGAAGTGCTCTTATAAATTATGATGAAATACTGTGACAGTCACTAGAATGCAGGTTATTTGCATATAACACAAGGACACAGAGAAGCCAGTCGAGTGCCTGGAAGAGAGATAAAGCTAATTCCTATAAAGAGCAACACAAGCTCTGTTTTGAAATTGCTTTCCCTTTGCCAGCCAGAAGGAAAGTGTTTCTGGTAAGGTCAGGGACACCATGCTGGTGAGATAGTCCAAATTACCAGCAGCTTGCTTATTAtatgccactctgcaccccattTAAATAGTGCTAAACTCATTTCTTTGGGAAGATGCAAATGTGGCCTGGGATAAACCTTTCTTGTGTCAGTGAAACAGAACTCTAAAATACACACCAGAAAATGAACCTGGGCAGTGCATTTCTGCCAGCCATTGTCTAAGATCAGTACATCTGGCATCTGTTTCAGATGGTGAAATAAtccattttgttttcaatatACCGGTACATTCCAGTGAACTGTGCACGTACTGAAGAGATGGAAGAATCAAGTATAAGTCCAGAGAAATGTGGAGTTGCAGGTGAAAGTGACCCCTTCAACTTAAAATCCAGtcaggtggtttttttgtttttaaatgtattaaaaggtGTTTCAGATGCTACATCAGTTTCCTGGCCTATTTTTATGGTTTCATACGCACATTTTCCTtatctttaaattaaaaatatatttctggcCCCTATTGCTAGGGTAGAGGGCAAGGGAAATAACAGGGAAAACGGGCTAGTGAAACAAGGAGACTGGCTAAACACAAAAGGCCTAATTTTTCAGAGGATCTGAgcaattgagttcagtgggagctaGCGGTATTCAGCAGCCCTGAAAAACCAGTCCCTAATGTGTTTTCAAAATCACCAAGTAAACAAACTAGAACAAATGAGAATTTATTCCTTCCccattctctttcatttctggCAATCTTGGCTACTTGGAACAATAGTTCTTTCAAATGCAAgtatgggttgtttttttttaagtggaatgTTTCCTTCAGGTGTGTTGCAAAGGAGAAGAGATCTCTCTGAATTGAGTGCAAATTAGTATTTGAAAAAAGCCTTTTATGATTGAATTGCATGTGTTTCAAGTGTGAAAAACAGGCTAAGAGATTATTCTATTACCGTAATGCCTGGTCCTAGAAGCGATTTTAATTGATTATGAAGTTGTGTCATGTCTCATTTTACTCACATTTCCTAGGACAAATGCCCAGCTAGTATTTATGATCACATGCATTCATGGGCGAGGATCTGAAGTGTTTCACTTTTCCATCTGCCCTCTAGATGTCACTTTATGGTTCAATGTAAGGTACAGTAATTAGAAAAAGTTTTAGTCCAATCAGTGATCTGTTTCGGCAGCACAGTTCATTTCACCCCTCCCCCTAATTACTTTGTTGTGTTGAAATAAATCTTGTCAAGCACTTTCAGTAACGGGAACCTTTGCTCTGGGGCTGAAGGGAAGTATGTAGAGGAAAGGTTTTGATTTGAGGGGAGCTATCATAAGTAAACACCGTTGCTCAGCTTCAGTATAGATGTTCCATAGCAGATAGGGTGAGGCTTTGATAATGCTGAGAAACACAGTGAGGAACCAAAGAACCAAAGACAAACCCAGcacagattaatttaaaaaacggGTTTTATTTTTGTAGAAAAAATAGTAAACATAAAACATGGAGCGTAGAAAACACTTGTATAAGATTTTGTTCATGTCCAGGACACACACACGACCCTACATAAaatgcctatttaaaaaaaaaatgcgcttttttttcctccaaatcaGACAAGACAAATGTAAACAAAAGTCAGTTTttgacacccacccacacacccatctCTGCTTCTGTAAGAGGGGCCAGTAGAGAGGCCTGCCAGACGATTGCAACGGCCGGAAGTGTCCTCCTGCAGCTCTCCTGGCTCAGAAATgcacacgcacatgcacacacaaagccCCTTTCCAGAGCTCAGTGTTGGCTGGTTTCTCAAGTCCAAACcatatccccccccaccccccacgtcTCTTCTGTAAGGCAGTGCACTGGCCCATGCTGGCGAAGGTGGGGAGGTGCCTTGGAGTCAATGTCTTTTCACTCTCAGCTGCCTTGTCTGTGCTCATAAGGTCCTCAGTCTCTCAcccttgggggggagagggggagggtgtccccagcagcagcagcagcccccaccccattgcACCCCAAAAGTGGGTGCAGAGGACAGCAGATGCAAATCATCCCCTTGGGCAGAGGGTGGGAGGTAACCTGCCCCCGGGGCAGATGCCACCCTGGCCGGGGCACATACCACCCCTGGGCAGCCAGAGTTTATTATCAAACAagcttccccccccgcccatgtATCTCCCTCCCTTGTTGGGGAGgtcggggaagggggcagcaggaggctccTAGCTGATCACACAGCGCTCCTTGTCCTTGGCTTGCCCGCCGCCGATGGCCTTCTCCCGGATGTACATGAGGTCACTGTGCACGCTGGGCCGGCGGGCAAAGGGGGCCACAATGCCGTAGGCTTCCCCGCCACTGCCCTCGGCCCCTTCCTTCAACAGCTTCTTGCCCTTGAGCGCCTTCTTGTGCAGCATGTCACAGTACTGCACCGAGACCTTGCGGTGCAGGTCCGGGCTCATCTCACTGGGCAGCTTGGCCATGGCAAAGAGTGCTTGGAACATCTGGTCCAGGCTGCTGTTCTTCTTGGCTGAGATCTCAAAGTAGGCACATTTCTGAGGGTCTGCCCCCACCAGCTGCTCGATCTCCCGGGGCTCGACCTCCCGGTAGAAGTCTCGGTCGCCCTTGTTGCCACAGATGACGAGGGGCACCTCCATGTTCTCCTTGGTCTTGTTCTTCAGGCACGACTTGGTCTCCAGGATCTGCTGCTTCAGCCGCTGCACCTCCTCAAAGGAGTCCCGGTTATCCAAGCTGAACACCAGGATGAAGACATCTCCTGTAGGCGAGAGGGGGCACAGAGAGAGGGCACGTTAGGACCTGGTCCTGGATGGAGGCAGAGCCCTATCCCCAATCAGCTCACCAACCTCAGCACTGTCCATAAATGACTGCACTGCAGGGTGGAATTGTGTGTTTGTTTcagagttgggggggcggtcTTCTTCAAAAACAAAATCACCAAAATATGCCTAGGTAATTTATGGACAGCCCCTAATTAACCCTGCCACTAACCAGCAGCAGTGCTCTGCAAGTCCCTATTTGCTGCCACCTTTGCCTAGGGAAATAAAGTTTGCAAACTCCCTGCACCAGGCTGTTTGCTGAGCTTGCATGCAAACTCCAGCCTGGGTGGAGGAGCTTGGCTCGACTGTGAGGGTGCAGCTGCGGAGAGAAGCAGCCCCCCGAGCTCCaggctttgctttgcttttagaTTTACATTGCCAGGCGTGCCATGTGTGAGCAAACCACCCGGGACACATGGGTGCTGGAAGTAGGAGGGCTGCCGCActccccggcttgaagtggtttctatcctatacagggtttacagtttggttcaatggctctcagcacccccagtaTACAAAtggttccagcccccctgcatgGGTGTTGGGTAAACACACCCACCCGGCCCTTGCTTGGTTCACTTTCCTAGTACAactcacacaccttctgggtatggtgctctgtcccagctactggcaccaagaccacttagagtaATGTGCCTGCTCTCCAGCGTTAGCTAACAGCCCTCTCGCTTTTAGCTCATGGGATAGCGTCTCCTGCACTAAACTCCAGgagtcccaggttcgatcccctCCTGGCCTATCAGTGGCCCCTATAAAATCCTCCCCATCGCTTGGCAAGCGGCCCAGAGAGAGCTGGGGCTGTCCCCTGAGCCCGGCACAAGGAGCATTCGCAGCTGGGACGGTCCGCGGCTCCCCGAGGGGCgctgcagccccccggccccggcatggccccggcccccgcgTACCTGTCAGGATGGAGAGGCGCCGCATggcggggaaggggtggttgCCCGACGTGTCCAGGATGTCCAGCTGATAGACCTCGCCGCGGATGCTGTAGAACTTGCGGTGGAAGTCCTCGATGGTGGGCGTGTACTGCTCCTCGAAGCGGCCCGTCAGGAAGCGGGAGACGATCGCCGTCTTGCCCACCTTGGAGGAGCCCAGCACCACCATGCGGTAGCAGTTCTTGGCCGGGATGCTCAGCTCGGACTCGCTCTGGCACAGCTTCTTGATCATGGCGGCGGGTCTCATGgaaggcggcggcggcagcggcagcgGGGGTCTGGGGAACGGCTGGCCACTGGGCGCCCCCTCTCCTGTGCAGGCTGCGAGTCCGGTGTGAGCGGCTCCGGGCGCCGCTGGCTCTATATAGAGCTGGCCGTGCCCGCCCCTCGGCGGCGTCACAGCCCGGGGGCGCGGCTTGGTGCACGGCCGCTTGTGTTTGCctgcgcggggcggggggggcgacCATCCTGCTGCAGCGCCGGAGCCCGATCCCcggggcaggcagagccccccacccccgggtgaGACGGGGCTCGTGCAATTTCCCTGGGCACTTTGCAATGACCCCCCCCCTCCACTTCCAGCTGGATTCGGTGCCACCCTCCTCTTGGATACACGGTGCCCGGCTCCCCGCTCCGCCAGAAGCGCCCCGGCTCCGGGCGGGTCTGTTTCAGCCCAGAGGGGGATCCCGGGGCAGTTCGGGGACCTGCCTGCGGGCAGAAGTGGGGTGGGGAAAATCGATGGCTATTGTCTGTCAATTACATACACATATGCCGGGTAAGGCTTTGTGAGCCTaacacaccgggggggggggggatgtgtgatATTTGCCGTTCAAATCATTGAAAAGGGGCCATCGATTGAACGGGACACGTTGGATTGTGGTTGACACAcgctccagttctggtgtctctTTCAGCCCTTTGTCACTTACACTGAAGGGAAACTTATTTAGCTTCCTCGATTTTTTCCGCGCTAATGTAGCTACCAAAGTTGGCCTCCCAATCCCACCGCCCAAAGCCCGGTTCGTTCCCTTTCTCCGGCGGGTTCTGTCTATTCTGATTAGGGCCATTTTCCCGTTTCTGTccaggctgtgggtggctggggaacTGCGCTCCTTTGTTTTCCCCTTGTGGTTTCATTTCCTGTGTATTTTCCTCTCTCTGTGGAAATAGTTTGCAGGGACGAGGACTCACAACACAAGTAACAGGTTTTTGCGGGTCAGCTC
It encodes the following:
- the RASD1 gene encoding dexamethasone-induced Ras-related protein 1 isoform X1 is translated as MRPAAMIKKLCQSESELSIPAKNCYRMVVLGSSKVGKTAIVSRFLTGRFEEQYTPTIEDFHRKFYSIRGEVYQLDILDTSGNHPFPAMRRLSILTGDVFILVFSLDNRDSFEEVQRLKQQILETKSCLKNKTKENMEVPLVICGNKGDRDFYREVEPREIEQLVGADPQKCAYFEISAKKNSSLDQMFQALFAMAKLPSEMSPDLHRKVSVQYCDMLHKKALKGKKLLKEGAEGSGGEAYGIVAPFARRPSVHSDLMYIREKAIGGGQAKDKERCVIS
- the RASD1 gene encoding dexamethasone-induced Ras-related protein 1 isoform X2, encoding MRPAAMIKKLCQSESELSIPAKNCYRMVVLGSSKVGKTAIVSRFLTGRFEEQYTPTIEDFHRKFYSIRGEVYQLDILDTSGNHPFPAMRRLSILTDPGDQVVPEEQDQGEHGGAPRHLWQQGRPRLLPGGRAPGDRAAGGGRPSEMCLL
- the MED9 gene encoding mediator of RNA polymerase II transcription subunit 9, which codes for MATGGAGVGVRPVEEQQPPPQLQAPQPPEQQGEQKPQLQPPPPPPPSQQQGDFSFLPLVHDTIKCMDKDSQDVHQVLNELKTKFQEMRKMISAMPGIGVSPEQQQQQLRSLREQVRTKNELLQKYKSLCMFEIPKE